The following coding sequences lie in one Deltaproteobacteria bacterium genomic window:
- a CDS encoding FmdB family transcriptional regulator, which yields MPIFEYTCKKCNKVFETLVLSSGSIKGIQCPECGSGEVQKMLSSFSCGSANQGPGGLSGESSCASTRFQ from the coding sequence ATGCCAATTTTTGAATATACATGCAAGAAGTGTAACAAGGTTTTCGAAACTCTTGTGCTTTCATCCGGGTCTATCAAGGGGATTCAATGTCCCGAATGCGGATCAGGGGAAGTGCAGAAGATGCTGTCGAGCTTTAGCTGTGGTTCAGCGAATCAGGGACCCGGCGGCCTAAGTGGCGAATCGAGTTGCGCCTCTACACGATTTCAGTGA
- the hpt gene encoding hypoxanthine phosphoribosyltransferase: MDNKDQLQEVLSSETIKTRVNELGEQISRDYHGRPMVLIGILNGAFIFMADLVRHIRNPLQIDFVRLASYGSQTEPSGQISFTKDIELDIKDKDVLVVEDIVDTGYTLKYLKEVLKLHNPASVRICCLIDKKERREVPIEVDYVGFDIPRGFLVGYGLDFDENYRGLPAVYHLNPGYQPEGFAPSDR; this comes from the coding sequence TTGGATAATAAAGATCAGCTTCAGGAGGTCTTGTCATCTGAAACCATTAAGACCAGAGTAAATGAGTTAGGGGAACAAATTTCCAGAGATTACCACGGACGTCCCATGGTGCTCATCGGTATTCTTAACGGGGCCTTTATTTTCATGGCGGATCTCGTACGGCACATCAGGAATCCCCTGCAGATCGACTTTGTACGCCTGGCCAGCTATGGTTCTCAGACGGAGCCATCGGGCCAGATAAGCTTTACTAAGGACATAGAGCTTGACATTAAGGACAAGGATGTCCTGGTTGTAGAGGATATAGTAGATACAGGTTATACACTCAAATACCTTAAAGAGGTGCTGAAGCTGCACAATCCGGCCTCGGTCAGGATCTGTTGCCTGATCGACAAGAAGGAGCGCAGAGAGGTACCAATAGAAGTCGATTACGTTGGATTCGATATCCCGCGCGGGTTCCTGGTGGGCTATGGACTGGACTTTGACGAGAATTACCGTGGCTTACCAGCGGTGTACCACCTCAATCCGGGTTATCAGCCAGAGGGGTTCGCCCCGTC